Proteins encoded together in one Kutzneria kofuensis window:
- the cei gene encoding envelope integrity protein Cei, producing MTAPVGVSRKGKPLYRKRRPWPALVLFAILAVVAGFVWIKVINTTDDVDAAVHCNAPGPLPAGATPPATPAPKLGTVLGHDALDKTPPAPPAQVQVRVYNASETRNQASIVNSAVLSAGFASAGDPANDPIYLAGDMNCRAQIRFGPNGAAGARTLSIVEPCAELVRDDRQDGTVDLAVGKKFDEFKVNSSAKQVLQELAAWAKSQPPAQGGQLAQPTGQPPVSADLINAARAVHC from the coding sequence GTGACTGCGCCAGTCGGGGTGAGCCGGAAGGGGAAGCCGCTATACCGGAAGCGGCGGCCATGGCCAGCCCTGGTCCTGTTCGCCATTCTGGCCGTCGTCGCGGGCTTCGTCTGGATCAAGGTCATCAACACCACCGACGACGTGGACGCCGCCGTGCACTGCAACGCCCCCGGCCCGCTGCCGGCCGGCGCGACGCCACCCGCCACACCCGCGCCCAAGCTGGGCACCGTGCTCGGGCACGACGCGCTGGACAAGACGCCGCCCGCGCCCCCCGCCCAGGTGCAGGTCCGCGTCTACAACGCCAGCGAAACCCGCAACCAGGCCTCGATCGTGAACTCCGCGGTGCTCAGCGCCGGCTTCGCCAGCGCGGGCGACCCGGCCAACGACCCGATCTACCTGGCCGGCGACATGAACTGCCGGGCCCAGATCCGGTTCGGCCCCAACGGCGCCGCCGGCGCCCGCACGCTGAGCATCGTCGAGCCGTGCGCCGAACTCGTGCGCGACGACCGCCAGGACGGCACCGTCGACCTGGCCGTGGGCAAGAAGTTCGACGAGTTCAAGGTCAACTCCAGCGCCAAGCAGGTGCTGCAGGAGCTGGCCGCGTGGGCCAAGAGCCAGCCGCCCGCCCAGGGCGGCCAGCTGGCCCAGCCGACCGGCCAGCCGCCGGTCAGCGCCGACCTGATCAACGCCGCCCGCGCTGTGCACTGTTAG
- a CDS encoding DUF4193 domain-containing protein, whose amino-acid sequence MATDYDAPRRSQDDDLAEDSLEELKARRNETQSGVVDVDVDAPDENFELPGADLSNEELTVKVLPKQADEFTCSSCFLVHHRSRLAEEHNGQLICRDCA is encoded by the coding sequence ATGGCGACCGACTACGACGCTCCGCGCCGGAGCCAGGACGACGACCTGGCCGAGGACTCCCTCGAGGAGTTGAAGGCGCGGCGCAACGAGACGCAGTCCGGCGTGGTCGACGTCGACGTGGATGCACCGGATGAGAACTTCGAGCTGCCAGGCGCCGACCTGTCGAACGAGGAACTTACCGTCAAGGTGCTGCCGAAGCAGGCTGACGAGTTCACCTGTTCCAGCTGTTTCCTGGTGCACCACCGGAGTCGACTGGCCGAGGAGCACAACGGGCAGTTGATCTGCCGGGACTGCGCCTGA
- a CDS encoding DUF3093 domain-containing protein, giving the protein MTESVSAVAKTKPVFAERLYVPWWGWPLPVVAAVLMAAEVHMGYPGVRAWLPYLITIPLVVGVMLWLGRATVKVVDDELWVGDAHVPLRFIDEVEVIPAKAKRKALGPDLDPAAFVSHRGWVGPVLRVYLNDPQDPTPYWLFSVRNADKLAAILHN; this is encoded by the coding sequence GTGACCGAGAGCGTGAGTGCGGTGGCAAAGACCAAGCCGGTGTTCGCCGAGCGGCTGTACGTGCCGTGGTGGGGCTGGCCGCTGCCGGTCGTCGCGGCCGTGTTGATGGCCGCCGAGGTGCACATGGGCTACCCGGGCGTGCGCGCGTGGCTGCCGTACCTGATCACGATCCCGCTCGTGGTCGGCGTGATGCTGTGGCTGGGCCGCGCCACCGTGAAGGTCGTCGACGACGAGCTGTGGGTGGGCGACGCCCACGTGCCGCTGCGCTTCATCGACGAGGTCGAGGTGATCCCGGCCAAGGCCAAGCGCAAGGCGCTCGGCCCGGACCTGGATCCGGCCGCGTTCGTGTCGCACCGCGGCTGGGTCGGGCCGGTCCTCCGGGTCTACCTCAACGACCCGCAGGATCCGACCCCGTACTGGCTGTTCAGCGTCCGCAACGCGGACAAGCTGGCCGCCATCTTGCACAACTGA
- the dut gene encoding dUTP diphosphatase: MPSVQVLLSRIDPDVPVPSYATANDAGVDLVTTSDVVIEPGERAVVGTGVAIALPVGYAGFVHPRSGLAARVGLSVVNTPGTIDAGYRGEIRVCLINHDLREPIKLTRGDRIAQLVVQRVEHVVFEEVAELPDSERGTGGYGSTGGHAVLAAAAGAGAEQGTKE; encoded by the coding sequence GTGCCCAGCGTGCAGGTCCTCCTCTCCCGAATCGATCCCGACGTCCCGGTGCCGTCCTACGCGACCGCGAACGACGCGGGCGTCGATCTCGTGACGACCTCGGACGTCGTCATCGAGCCCGGCGAGCGCGCCGTCGTCGGCACGGGTGTGGCGATCGCGCTGCCGGTCGGTTACGCCGGCTTCGTGCACCCCCGCTCGGGCCTGGCCGCCCGGGTCGGCCTGTCCGTGGTGAACACGCCCGGCACCATCGACGCCGGCTACCGCGGCGAGATCCGGGTGTGCCTGATCAACCACGACCTCCGCGAGCCGATCAAGCTGACCCGGGGCGACCGGATCGCGCAGCTGGTCGTGCAGCGCGTCGAGCACGTGGTCTTCGAGGAGGTCGCCGAGCTGCCCGACTCCGAGCGCGGCACCGGCGGCTACGGATCCACCGGCGGGCACGCGGTGCTCGCGGCCGCGGCGGGCGCCGGGGCCGAGCAGGGGACGAAGGAGTAG
- a CDS encoding DUF3710 domain-containing protein, with the protein MFGKRGKRGRHHVSKDSGRLGVPNYDVVDEPVEEGQLTSGPYDEEDAPEDGLSRLDLGSVRVPVPEGAQLQVEVDPSGPVRAVHLVTPIGQITVSAYAAPRSGELWPEICEELVTQLRADGARVIKEAGQWGTELAATANNVVLRFIGVDGPRWMLRGVVAGPGEHNVMASELLRNVVRDTVVVRGAAPQPVRTPLPVELPPAIAQHIQAQQQG; encoded by the coding sequence ATGTTCGGCAAGCGCGGCAAGCGTGGGCGGCACCACGTCAGCAAGGACAGTGGCCGCCTGGGGGTGCCGAACTACGACGTCGTCGACGAGCCCGTCGAGGAAGGTCAGCTGACCTCCGGGCCGTACGACGAGGAGGACGCGCCCGAGGACGGCCTGTCCCGCCTGGACCTCGGTTCCGTGCGGGTGCCCGTGCCCGAGGGGGCGCAGCTGCAGGTCGAGGTCGACCCGTCCGGGCCGGTCCGGGCCGTGCACCTGGTGACGCCGATCGGGCAGATCACCGTCAGCGCGTACGCCGCGCCCCGCAGCGGCGAGCTGTGGCCGGAGATCTGCGAGGAGCTGGTCACCCAGCTGCGGGCCGACGGGGCCCGGGTGATCAAGGAGGCCGGCCAGTGGGGGACCGAGCTCGCCGCCACCGCGAACAACGTCGTGCTGCGCTTCATCGGCGTCGACGGGCCGCGGTGGATGCTGCGTGGCGTCGTCGCCGGGCCCGGTGAGCACAACGTGATGGCCTCCGAGCTGCTGCGCAACGTCGTCCGTGACACCGTCGTCGTCCGCGGCGCCGCGCCCCAGCCCGTGCGCACCCCGCTGCCCGTCGAGCTGCCGCCGGCCATCGCCCAGCACATTCAGGCCCAGCAGCAGGGCTGA
- a CDS encoding aminoglycoside phosphotransferase family protein → MLSATTVDRLRARFGPDAQSWLDGVPALVSRLASRWGLEIVAKMTGGTSVTLRCRRSDGSGAYLKLTPDAGVFAEEAAALRAWADCPAVVSLLDAADDDNALLIEALEPGTPLTDWRPAVSVLAQLRDVPPVAGFATVADRVDFMFGLAARRNPGLPAALLDASHAAARRLADTGTVVRLVHGDLHPANVLTSARGAVAIDPRPSLGDPDLDVVDWAFLDVSTTSQLHSRIAALHVLDEDRAYEWSRALAVLMLMSHVRRGVEDASTALFRQLAESLA, encoded by the coding sequence ATGCTCTCCGCCACGACCGTCGACCGGTTGCGGGCACGCTTCGGGCCGGACGCCCAGTCCTGGCTGGACGGCGTGCCCGCCCTGGTCTCGCGGCTGGCGTCCCGGTGGGGCCTGGAGATCGTCGCCAAGATGACCGGCGGCACCTCGGTGACGTTGCGCTGCCGCCGTTCCGACGGCAGCGGCGCCTACCTCAAGCTCACCCCCGACGCCGGGGTCTTCGCCGAGGAGGCCGCCGCCCTGCGGGCGTGGGCCGACTGCCCCGCCGTCGTCTCGCTGCTCGACGCCGCCGACGACGACAACGCTCTGCTCATCGAGGCCTTGGAGCCCGGCACCCCGCTCACCGACTGGCGTCCCGCCGTGTCGGTGCTGGCTCAACTCCGTGACGTGCCGCCTGTTGCCGGTTTCGCGACCGTCGCCGACCGCGTCGACTTCATGTTCGGCCTCGCCGCCCGCCGCAATCCCGGCCTGCCCGCCGCTCTGCTGGACGCCTCCCACGCCGCCGCCCGCCGCCTCGCCGACACCGGCACCGTCGTCCGCCTCGTGCACGGCGACCTCCACCCAGCCAACGTCCTCACCAGCGCCCGCGGCGCCGTCGCCATCGACCCCCGCCCCAGCCTCGGCGACCCCGACCTCGACGTCGTCGACTGGGCCTTCCTCGACGTCTCCACCACCTCCCAGCTGCACTCCCGCATCGCCGCCCTCCACGTGCTGGACGAGGACCGCGCCTACGAGTGGAGCCGGGCTCTGGCCGTGCTCATGCTGATGTCCCACGTGCGGCGTGGCGTCGAGGACGCCAGCACCGCCCTGTTCAGGCAGCTGGCGGAGAGCCTCGCCTGA
- a CDS encoding alpha/beta fold hydrolase, producing MTDTAVLLPGTGSDDVFIRSVFAAPLAAAGVTLVAPEPVPGPDLGLRHLLALDSAYASHGPVLAGGISFGAHLAAEWACAHPSRCAGLLLAMPAWHGAPGDCPAAVAARFSAGAVRRDGLDATLAAADVSPWLAAELDRAWRRHGPGLVDSLLAAADRPAPALAQLASLDIPVGVVAVHDDPLHPATVAAQWTATIPGAELRSLSFADFGADRSALGRAAVAAWQASVVRRGSPPAA from the coding sequence GTGACCGACACGGCCGTCCTGCTGCCCGGAACCGGATCGGATGACGTTTTCATCCGTTCGGTCTTCGCCGCCCCGCTGGCCGCCGCCGGGGTGACGCTCGTCGCTCCGGAACCGGTCCCGGGTCCCGATCTGGGCCTTCGGCACCTGCTCGCCCTCGACTCCGCGTACGCGTCGCACGGTCCCGTGCTCGCCGGCGGCATCTCCTTCGGCGCCCACCTGGCCGCCGAGTGGGCTTGCGCACACCCCTCCCGCTGCGCCGGCCTGCTGCTCGCCATGCCCGCCTGGCACGGCGCCCCCGGCGACTGCCCGGCCGCCGTCGCCGCCCGGTTCTCAGCCGGCGCCGTCCGCCGTGACGGCCTCGACGCCACCCTCGCGGCCGCCGACGTCTCCCCCTGGCTCGCCGCCGAACTCGACCGGGCCTGGCGCCGCCACGGCCCCGGTCTCGTCGACTCCCTGCTCGCCGCCGCCGACCGCCCCGCCCCCGCGCTGGCCCAACTCGCGTCGTTGGACATTCCCGTCGGCGTCGTCGCCGTGCACGACGATCCGCTCCATCCGGCGACCGTCGCCGCCCAGTGGACCGCCACCATCCCCGGCGCCGAACTCCGCTCCCTGTCCTTCGCCGACTTCGGCGCCGACCGCTCCGCCCTCGGCCGCGCCGCCGTGGCGGCCTGGCAGGCATCGGTGGTCAGGCGAGGCTCTCCGCCAGCTGCCTGA
- a CDS encoding OB-fold nucleic acid binding domain-containing protein yields the protein MASTRGGYWNRLVRRLTSDVTELDADDLSREVDAVGAQRACDCRSGEEVTVLGRLRSVELCPRDAAATLEAELYDGTEGVTLVWLGRRRIAGIEPGRTIKARGRIAVRDGRKVLYNPYYELQTTS from the coding sequence ATGGCGAGCACAAGGGGCGGCTACTGGAACCGTCTCGTACGCCGACTGACCAGCGACGTCACCGAGTTGGACGCCGACGACCTGTCGCGCGAGGTCGACGCCGTCGGTGCGCAGCGGGCGTGCGACTGCCGGTCCGGCGAGGAGGTCACCGTGCTCGGCCGGCTGCGCAGCGTCGAGCTGTGCCCCAGGGACGCGGCGGCGACCCTGGAGGCCGAGCTGTACGACGGCACCGAGGGCGTGACGCTAGTCTGGCTGGGCCGGCGCCGCATCGCGGGCATCGAGCCGGGGCGCACCATCAAGGCCCGGGGTCGGATCGCGGTCCGCGACGGCCGCAAGGTGCTCTACAACCCCTACTACGAGTTGCAGACGACTTCATGA
- a CDS encoding DUF3159 domain-containing protein, with protein MSEKPAPAAESVTAEKPAADGPAETEDEQRKPMPTLLEQMGGISGLIYSSVPIVVFVLVNYLFEWQAALWAAVGVAVAIAVARLIRREPIQPAISGLFGIAVAAFITIRTGSAKGFFAFGIWSSLVYCGAFLISALVRWPLAGVIWSTLNNTGFKWRADRTARLYYDIATLVWILVFGSKFVVQQWLYDQDNVGLLGLARIAMGYPLTAIAIAVTVWAVRKADKRLAQLAADEQPEPTTRQEPAA; from the coding sequence ATGAGCGAAAAGCCAGCCCCGGCCGCGGAGTCGGTCACCGCCGAGAAGCCCGCCGCCGACGGTCCGGCCGAGACCGAGGACGAGCAGCGCAAGCCGATGCCGACCCTGCTCGAGCAGATGGGCGGCATCAGCGGCCTGATCTACTCGTCGGTGCCGATCGTGGTCTTCGTGCTGGTCAACTATCTCTTCGAGTGGCAGGCCGCGCTGTGGGCGGCGGTCGGCGTCGCGGTGGCGATCGCCGTGGCCCGGCTGATCCGCCGCGAGCCCATCCAGCCCGCGATCTCCGGCCTGTTCGGCATCGCCGTCGCCGCGTTCATCACCATCCGCACGGGCTCGGCCAAGGGCTTCTTCGCCTTCGGGATCTGGAGCAGCCTGGTCTACTGCGGCGCGTTCCTGATCTCGGCGCTGGTCCGCTGGCCGCTGGCCGGCGTGATCTGGTCGACGCTGAACAACACCGGCTTCAAGTGGCGCGCGGACCGCACCGCCCGCCTCTACTACGACATCGCCACCCTGGTCTGGATTCTGGTGTTCGGGTCCAAGTTCGTGGTCCAGCAGTGGCTGTACGACCAGGACAACGTCGGCCTGCTCGGCCTGGCCCGGATCGCGATGGGCTATCCGCTCACGGCGATCGCCATCGCCGTCACGGTGTGGGCCGTGCGCAAGGCCGACAAGCGCCTGGCCCAGCTGGCCGCCGACGAGCAGCCCGAGCCGACGACCCGGCAAGAGCCGGCCGCCTGA
- a CDS encoding potassium channel family protein, whose product MRIAIAGAGAVGRSIAQELLGSNHQVMLIERDQAHFEPSTVEQAEWVHADACELSSLEDAGLQMCDVVIAATGDDKVNLVVSLLAKTEFAVRRVVARVNDPTNEWLFTEAWGVDVAVSTPRMLAAMVEEAVSVGDLVRLMTLRQGQANLVEITLPHDTSLAGQAVGQLALPKDAALVTILRGGRVIVPQADDPFEQGDELLFVASADVEHEIRTALGLS is encoded by the coding sequence ATGCGGATCGCGATCGCGGGCGCCGGCGCCGTCGGCCGGTCCATCGCCCAGGAGCTGCTCGGCAGCAACCACCAGGTCATGCTGATCGAGCGGGACCAGGCGCACTTCGAACCCAGCACCGTCGAGCAGGCCGAGTGGGTGCACGCCGACGCGTGCGAACTGTCCTCGCTGGAGGACGCCGGCCTGCAGATGTGCGACGTGGTCATCGCCGCCACCGGCGACGACAAGGTCAACCTGGTGGTGTCGCTGCTGGCCAAGACCGAGTTCGCGGTGCGCCGCGTGGTGGCCCGGGTCAACGACCCGACCAACGAGTGGCTGTTCACCGAGGCCTGGGGCGTGGACGTGGCCGTGTCCACGCCGCGCATGCTGGCCGCCATGGTCGAGGAGGCCGTCAGCGTCGGCGACCTGGTGCGGCTGATGACGCTGCGGCAGGGCCAGGCCAACCTGGTGGAGATCACGCTGCCGCACGACACCTCGCTGGCCGGCCAGGCCGTCGGCCAGCTGGCGCTGCCCAAGGACGCGGCGCTGGTGACCATCCTGCGCGGCGGGCGGGTCATCGTGCCGCAGGCGGACGACCCGTTCGAGCAGGGCGACGAGCTGCTGTTCGTGGCCTCGGCCGACGTCGAGCACGAGATCAGGACCGCGCTCGGCCTGAGCTGA